A portion of the Candidatus Dadabacteria bacterium genome contains these proteins:
- the tpiA gene encoding triose-phosphate isomerase, producing the protein MDKKLVVGNWKMNLLREEALELSDAIVSLLGEDYDACEVVLVPPYTVLGAVGRRISGSNIDLGAQNVFGRISGAFTGEISAPMLLDAGCNWVIVGHSERRHILGETDEQIREKLLLSISCGLKIILCVGETEVQREEAIRGSKDISTRKERLFSPTKIQIESALHDLDEERLSDIVIAYEPVWAIGTGKNATSSEIAEIHGYIRELLTEMFPRLGDSVKILYGGSVKTGNIEKIMSVDEVDGVLIGGASLSADSFFRIIKSVGG; encoded by the coding sequence ATGGATAAAAAGCTTGTCGTTGGAAACTGGAAAATGAATTTGCTTCGGGAGGAAGCACTGGAGTTATCCGATGCAATAGTCAGCCTGCTTGGAGAAGACTACGATGCATGCGAGGTAGTGCTCGTGCCCCCCTATACGGTTCTCGGCGCGGTAGGGAGACGCATCTCGGGTTCAAACATAGACCTTGGGGCCCAAAACGTTTTCGGCAGGATAAGCGGGGCATTCACTGGTGAGATTTCCGCGCCGATGCTTTTGGACGCCGGATGCAATTGGGTTATTGTTGGCCATTCGGAGAGAAGGCATATCCTTGGGGAAACTGATGAACAAATCCGTGAAAAACTCCTGCTATCAATCTCCTGCGGTTTGAAAATAATCCTCTGCGTGGGAGAAACCGAAGTCCAGAGAGAAGAAGCAATACGCGGAAGTAAAGACATTTCGACGAGAAAAGAACGGCTTTTCTCGCCGACAAAGATCCAGATAGAAAGTGCTCTGCATGATCTGGATGAGGAGCGGCTTTCAGATATCGTCATAGCATACGAGCCGGTCTGGGCCATAGGAACGGGGAAAAATGCCACTTCTTCGGAAATAGCTGAGATTCACGGATATATACGGGAACTCTTAACCGAAATGTTCCCCCGTTTAGGCGATAGTGTGAAAATTTTATATGGCGGAAGCGTCAAAACGGGTAATATAGAAAAGATAATGTCTGTTGATGAAGTTGACGGGGTTTTGATTGGAGGAGCGAGTCTTTCAGCTGACTCTTTTTTTAGAATAATAAAGTCCGTGGGGGGTTAG
- the secG gene encoding preprotein translocase subunit SecG: protein MEFLIPSVKIIHIVVSILLVLIILLQPSKSADIGSMFGGGSSESLFGSSGAMPFLVKMTRLFGLIFVITSLFLGYTSVKSISGSVVEKSPIEMFEENSPPVEEPLEPSQEGE from the coding sequence TTGGAGTTCTTAATACCGTCGGTGAAAATTATTCATATTGTTGTCAGCATCCTTCTTGTACTGATCATACTGCTTCAGCCGAGCAAGTCCGCGGACATAGGTTCAATGTTTGGAGGCGGAAGTTCGGAGTCGCTCTTTGGTTCGAGCGGTGCAATGCCTTTTCTTGTGAAGATGACCAGGCTCTTTGGGCTCATATTCGTAATTACCTCGCTTTTTCTCGGTTACACTTCCGTAAAATCAATATCGGGTTCGGTGGTGGAGAAATCGCCGATTGAAATGTTTGAAGAAAACTCTCCGCCTGTTGAAGAACCTTTGGAACCTTCTCAGGAAGGAGAATGA
- the nth gene encoding endonuclease III, producing MNAQNVKKKARKVLQFLKKTYPDAKCHLVFKSASELLIGSILSAQCTDKRVNMITPGLFKKYPDLGAFSCASEEELQNDVRSTGFYRNKAKAIINCSTEIMQKHEGKVPCEMEELVKLPGVGRKTANVIIGNYFRKPGIIVDTHIMRLSRRLGLTSNSDPVKIEFDLRECIPEKDWTFFSNSLGDHGRNVCKARKPVCSKCGISHVCLYFEELYAS from the coding sequence ATGAATGCCCAAAATGTAAAAAAGAAAGCACGAAAGGTTCTTCAATTTCTGAAGAAAACCTATCCGGACGCAAAATGTCATCTAGTTTTTAAAAGCGCATCGGAGCTTCTGATCGGGTCTATTCTCTCCGCCCAGTGTACGGATAAACGAGTAAATATGATAACCCCGGGACTTTTCAAGAAGTACCCGGACCTAGGAGCATTTTCTTGTGCGTCAGAGGAAGAACTCCAAAACGATGTAAGATCAACGGGTTTTTACAGAAATAAGGCAAAAGCGATAATAAACTGTTCGACAGAGATAATGCAAAAACACGAGGGGAAAGTCCCTTGTGAGATGGAAGAGCTAGTCAAACTTCCAGGAGTCGGAAGGAAAACGGCAAATGTTATAATTGGCAATTATTTCAGAAAACCCGGAATAATAGTTGATACCCATATAATGAGGTTAAGCCGCCGACTTGGTCTTACCTCGAATTCCGACCCCGTTAAGATTGAATTTGATCTTAGAGAGTGCATTCCGGAAAAAGACTGGACATTTTTTTCAAATTCCCTGGGTGATCACGGGAGAAATGTCTGCAAGGCTAGAAAGCCCGTATGTTCAAAGTGCGGAATATCCCACGTATGCCTGTATTTCGAGGAGCTTTACGCATCGTGA